The window ACCAGGATGGGTGCCTGGGATTTACACTAGAGCCTCATTCTTCGCAAACTCATTCGTCTTTCTGCCATAAAGAGCCTCCCTCTATGGTTCCTTGTAGTAGTACACTCAAGCCTATCGACGGGTATTCcattttcttcataaaatttaatGAAGAGTCAACAGTAATTACCAAGTGAAGCATTAACACATGGCTTAATATGCACATGCTCATCCTTTACTCTGTCTTCCATAAATTACCTATCATGTCTCTAGTGCACACTTCGATCTTGTTATCCTATAGCGTGGTGTTTGGTGAGCCATAGACAGACTTTTGCCGTTTTACGTATTTAGTGCACTTTCACAAACTGTTAAGGATGCTATGTTTTCGTTATATTGTCAAAAACATGTTGGTGACCCCACATGTCATTTAAATCAAGAAGAAATACTTTCGTGATATTTGGCTTAGCTCCAAAAGAATATTTTAACTCTCATCTTATGTTTTCATTCTCTTTTACTAGATGCAATCCCAATCCAACTATGGATTACTTAGGCAATAACAGTACATTGTTGCTTGAGACTCATGCATCCAAGGTGAATAACTCATCAGAGAGTGCTTGTGAGCCAGTGCCCTTTCCTGTCGATACTGCAGTCGAGGAAAGATCATCAGACTCTAAATCACTAGTGACTGAACAAGGCATGGATGTGGGCACAACAAATGTAGTTCAGATTTGTCTAAAATCTAATCAATTTGAGGTTGGCCATCGCAGAATGCGTAGACCCTTTTCTGTTGATGAAGTGGAAGCCCTTGTTCATGCTGTTGAAACACTTGGTCCTGGAAGGTAAGTTGTCAATACCTCAAGTATGAGTTAAAAAACAACTCCAAATGTGCAAGTACACGCGAGATTGAAGTAAGAAGTTTCATCTTTATTCAAGACTTTTTTATGCTACAATTAGGATCCTCTTATACTTCATATACCTGTAGGTGGCGTGATGTTAAACTTCAAGCATTTGACAGTGTTAAGCATCGTACTTACGTTGATTTGAAGGTATGGTAATTGATCTATACCTATACAGGATTCTATCTCggaactaattaaaaaaatgagagAAGTAGCTCATGCATCTTATAAACATTGTAAGATCACTATATTTTTCTAATATGGGATTCTTGACATGTCTCCTTAAGGTGTCTCTTTAGGTTCACCATCTATTTTCAAATGTTTATTTGGACACTCTATGCCATAGTAGATAACATGGAATTTCATCTCACAATCAGTTATTAATGAAATGAGGTGTTAGGTAGCATTATTTTTTTATCTCATCGTCTGACTCCCTTTTAAGTTCAAATGGGTTCTTGAAGAGGCTTATAATAATCCCCGTCTTTTCACAACAGTAGTTATTCTAATTACTTCTTACATTCGGATGTTTTTGCAATATTTTTGTAGGACAAGTGGAAGACACTAGTACACACAGCAAAAATATCCCCTCACCAAAGGAGAGGAGAGCAAGTTCCACAACAACTTCTGGACAGAGTCCTCAAAGCCCATGCTTATTGGTCTCTCTCATCAACCCCAAAAAACTTGCCTTCTCCCCCTCCAACTAAATCCATCTAAATCTTCCTTTCTTTGTGTATTCCAAAACAATTCTGTACAAAAAAGAACTGTTCGGTCTCTAGGAAAAGGCAGGTTGTATATATGGTTTGTTGTAGCTTAAAACTAGGAGTCTTCATCTTCTCTACTGCATGCAGAGGCTGGCTCTTCCCGTAAACTATGAATGAGAATCCATGTCAATAGAAATTCAGAATACATGGAAATTCATCTATTCTgttgttttcttattttaaattcCAATTTGATTTTGCATAGAAAGGAACTTTTGATTTTAGTTTCATGGATTTGTGGGTTCATTGTTCATTTAGTATGTTCACGAAAGACACTCAGCTTTTAATCTATTTAATGAATGGACGGTGGAAAGGTTGGGTGATGTTAAATGATAGTGACCGCACTAGTGGTTGATTGAATTGTTAATTACTGGtagtaatattttattttttgaagcAATGATTTGAACCTCCATGAATAAATCCTATAAAACCTTTGCAAGCCAATATTTTGTTTCGTTCTATTAATTTAAACATGTTTAATTGTCAACCAAACAAATAGAATATTATAGAAAAAACACTAGTATCACAACCTTACTTGAACAGGATCTGTTCTATAGGTGTGTTCTATAGGTTGTACATCTGTGTCCTTGAGTTCTAAGATAGCAAATCTTTAATACCATCTTCATGTATTATTCATTGACTTGCATAATATACCATAAAGTAACTACGACCATAACATAGGCTTTCTTTGCAAATAGCAGGAGATTGGTTTTATGATTGTGCGTGTATATATGCGTATATATGTGTATGTacgtgtatgtatatatgtgtacatatacatacaaatatatacatatctatacatatacatacatatatgtacaCATACATCTAGATATATGTATctgcatacatatatatatacatatatatgtatatatacacacaaacACATATACGAAtgattataaatataacaataaggCTCGAAAAGTATTTGCATTTCTAACACAAAGCAAATGAACTTTTAGATATGAAAaagtttaaattcaattatAGTATACATATCATTAATTGAAGTTTATTAtgaataaattttgttatatttgtaattttttttctaaaattattatTCAACGAAAATTATGCAATTACCATATTTAGAATATTCATAAGGTATTAGTTATGCGGTGGACTAATCCTCTTAAATCTTTCATGGACATAGATtgctaaaaaaaaaatggtattttgaaAAGATTAGTGCTGTAAGACTTTGGATgtatcatattttatttttacattataaatttatctttataaatatatattttaatattgatCAATTCCACAATTTTTCAGTAGTATGTTGATGTGGTAAACCACAGTAGTTTAAAAAATTTTCCCAAGTAAGATCGACACATTTTTGTTAACTTAGTATCATCAAATACTATATAACtttaaaaagggaaaagaaaaaagggagaaaaaaagtcaaaatgtatagcatatgattttttaaaatgtttatttttttaaacttaaagTTTTAAATTATGAAAGTCAAGATAGATAAGCTTTACAAATGTATGAGATGACAGAATATTGTACCTTCTAACCTAATATTAGAAAAGTATTCATAAAATGCCAaaaaggaagagagagagagagaaaccaattataatttttaaaaaatagtctatattttgattttcctacccccacaATCATGTCCTAAGAATATTAAGAATATTGTAtttatgtttttcatttttccccTTGAAAGCTCCGattaaaattttatatcaaAGGAAGAAAAGGGATAAAAATGGGTGAAGAGGACACAAGgtaataaaggaaaaaaacacAATGGAGATAAATAGGTAAgtttaatataaatttagatTGCTTTAGGAAACTatgaaataaaatgaaaaacataaaaaaaaaagggcatactatttacaccgtatagaataatttcgaaaatagaaaaaattcaaaggtccaccgatcgtttacat is drawn from Cucumis melo cultivar AY chromosome 11, USDA_Cmelo_AY_1.0, whole genome shotgun sequence and contains these coding sequences:
- the LOC103502076 gene encoding telomere repeat-binding protein 3-like isoform X1; this translates as MMRWTVMEAMGTIIGRGIHVGVIFRGKKVKDDNKTLIQTGISCDNQDGCLGFTLEPHSSQTHSSFCHKEPPSMVPCSSTLKPIDGCNPNPTMDYLGNNSTLLLETHASKVNNSSESACEPVPFPVDTAVEERSSDSKSLVTEQGMDVGTTNVVQICLKSNQFEVGHRRMRRPFSVDEVEALVHAVETLGPGRWRDVKLQAFDSVKHRTYVDLKDKWKTLVHTAKISPHQRRGEQVPQQLLDRVLKAHAYWSLSSTPKNLPSPPPTKSI
- the LOC103502076 gene encoding telomere repeat-binding protein 3-like isoform X2 — protein: MEAMGTIIGRGIHVGVIFRGKKVKDDNKTLIQTGISCDNQDGCLGFTLEPHSSQTHSSFCHKEPPSMVPCSSTLKPIDGCNPNPTMDYLGNNSTLLLETHASKVNNSSESACEPVPFPVDTAVEERSSDSKSLVTEQGMDVGTTNVVQICLKSNQFEVGHRRMRRPFSVDEVEALVHAVETLGPGRWRDVKLQAFDSVKHRTYVDLKDKWKTLVHTAKISPHQRRGEQVPQQLLDRVLKAHAYWSLSSTPKNLPSPPPTKSI